From one Lycium ferocissimum isolate CSIRO_LF1 chromosome 7, AGI_CSIRO_Lferr_CH_V1, whole genome shotgun sequence genomic stretch:
- the LOC132062690 gene encoding nuclear transcription factor Y subunit B-4-like, which yields MVDEHVKLVPIANVGRIMKQILPPTAKISKEAKETMQECASEFISFVTGEASDKCHQENRRTVNGDDICWALSSLGFDNYAEAMLRYLYKLREFERLKANQNKGSNNDEDTDEEAAASESEKQETSTPPAPLEFNVMERGSYN from the coding sequence ATGGTGGATGAACATGTGAAATTGGTTCCAATAGCCAATGTGGGAAGAATCATGAAACAAATCTTGCCACCAACTGCAAAAATCTCCAAAGAGGCAAAGGAGACTATGCAAGAATGTGCATCAGAGTTTATAAGTTTTGTTACTGGTGAAGCATCTGACAAGTGTCACCAGGAGAATCGAAGGACGGTTAATGGAGATGACATCTGTTGGGCTCTCAGTTCACTTGGTTTTGACAACTATGCTGAGGCCATGTTGAGGTATTTGTATAAGTTGAGGGAGTTTGAAAGACTAAAGGCCAATCAGAACAAAGGTTCAAATAACGATGAAGATACGGATGAAGAAGCTGCAGCAAGTGAATCTGAGAAGCAAGAAACTAGTACTCCTCCAGCACCATTAGAGTTTAATGTAATGGAGAGGGGTAGCTATAATTAA
- the LOC132062691 gene encoding probable methyltransferase At1g29790, with the protein MGESIFCFRKCRLGRVMGCIQVVLGSLVILVSLSSLFRFYNAGFFMHDEDICRHFYGVKDVYDSFDIKALSSRVDEVLDRMDSLQEKIELVVQEMEKNKDDLEKGSIPKLEYKRFLEEEVIKPLYSAHIALRQIRLPRFEGIGNMTIKEDPLINNFVIEEIRKYITPKENRHKKVNIFGTQKIYNTIGHACVSMKKELEEYMNYDIGSYCKDDWNFAQKLMINGCDPLPRRRCLTRASKLYQKPYPINESLWRIPDGRNVRWSNYLCRNYECLSSKNPKRGYTKCTDCFEMEKEELKWLTNSTLAVDFLIKDVLEVKPGEIRIGLDYGIGTGSFAARMREQNVTIISTALNLGAPFSETIALRGLIPLYVTLNQRLPFFDNTMDLIHTAGFMDGWIDLQLLDYILFDWDRVLRPGGLLWIDRFFCNRTDLDDFMYMFLQFRYKKHKWSIAPKAKDEVYLSALLEKPPRSL; encoded by the coding sequence ATGGGTGAATCCATCTTTTGCTTTAGAAAATGTAGATTAGGAAGAGTAATGGGTTGCATTCAGGTTGTACTAGGTTCACTCGTTATACTCGTGAGCCTTTCGAGTTTGTTTAGGTTTTATAATGCTGGATTTTTCATGCATGATGAGGATATATGTCGCCATTTTTATGGCGTGAAGGATGTTTATGATAGTTTTGATATAAAAGCATTGAGTTCTCGCGTTGATGAAGTGCTCGATAGGATGGATAGTTTGCAAGAAAAGATTGAACTGGTTGTACAAGAGATGGAGAAGAACaaagatgatttagaaaaaggGAGTATTCCCAAATTGGAATACAAGAGGTTCTTGGAGGAAGAGGTTATTAAGCCTTTATACTCTGCTCATATTGCGCTTAGGCAAATTAGGCTGCCTAGATTTGAAGGAATTGGGAATATGACAATTAAGGAAGATCCCTTGATTAATAACTTTGTGATTGAGGAGATCCGAAAGTATATCACCCCGAAAGAGAATAGACATAAGAAGGTTAATATATTTGGAACACAGAAGATTTATAACACGATAGGGCATGCTTGTGTGTCCATGAAGAAGGAATTGGAGGAATATATGAATTATGATATCGGATCGTATTGTAAAGATGATTGGAATTTTGCTCAGAAGCTTATGATTAACGGTTGTGATCCTTTGCCAAGGAGAAGGTGTTTGACAAGGGCCTCTAAGCTTTATCAGAAACCTTATCCTATTAACGAGTCCTTATGGAGGATCCCGGATGGCAGAAATGTTAGGTGGAGCAATTACCTTTGCAGGAACTACGAGTGCTTATCGAGTAAGAATCCTAAACGAGGCTATACTAAATGCACCGATTGTTTTGAAATGGAGAAAGAAGAGCTAAAATGGCTAACAAATTCTACACTTGCTGTTGATTTCTTGATCAAAGATGTATTGGAAGTTAAGCCAGGGGAGATCAGAATTGGTCTGGATTACGGTATTGGTACGGGGAGTTTTGCTGCAAGAATGAGAGAACAGAATGTGACGATCATCTCAACTGCACTAAATCTTGGAGCTCCTTTCAGCGAGACGATAGCACTTAGGGGTTTGATTCCACTATATGTGACATTGAACCAAAGGCTTCCATTCTTTGATAACACTATGGATTTGATCCACACTGCTGGATTTATGGATGGTTGGATCGATCTACAGCTGTTGGATTATATCTTATTTGACTGGGATCGTGTATTGAGACCAGGAGGATTGTTGTGGATTGATCGATTCTTCTGTAATAGGACTGATCTggatgattttatgtacatgtttCTGCAGTTCAGGTACAAAAAGCATAAGTGGTCTATTGCTCCTAAGGCCAAGGATGAAGTTTACCTCTCTGCATTGTTAGAAAAGCCACCCCGATCTTTATGA